In Lolium rigidum isolate FL_2022 chromosome 3, APGP_CSIRO_Lrig_0.1, whole genome shotgun sequence, the genomic window GGACCCTAGGAGAGACGCGGCTCAAAGAGCCACGCCACACGTGCCAGCAACTTCGTCTTCCACCGCTCCTCCTCCCCATGTTCCAGAGTACCATGTTCCACCAACTGCCAAGCCTGTCCTCAACTACTCGATCCAGACCGGGGAAGAGTTTGCCCTTGAGTTCATGAGGGACCGCGCTCTATCCCACAAAAACCTGCTCCCTGGCACGTCCGGAGGAGCCGCAGATCAGAATGCCGCCACCGGTTACATGGACTTGAGAGCGATGCTCGCTGCGTCCCACACGGGGTCAGAAGCTGCTCCCGGCATATTCATGATGACGCCTCTTGAAAACCCACGCCAGAAAGAGTCCGACAGAAAACCTGTTGCTCAAATTCAGAATAGAAGCACGCACACGTCAACCAGGTCAGCTCCACGAGCTTTGTCGGGCGATGGCAGTGGTCGGGGCTatgcttcttcggaagcttcagataCGGCCAGGAGGATCAAGTTCTTATGCAGCTTTGGGGGGAAGATCTTGCCCCGGCCTAGCGATGGAAAGCTCAGGTACGCTGGTGGTGAGACGCGTATAGTTCGGATCAGTAAGGATATCTCCTGGGAGGAGCTCAAGCACAAGACAACCGGCATCTTCAACCAGCCCCATGTCATCAAGTACCAGCTCCCTGGTGAAGACCTTGATGCTCTCATCTCGGTGTCGGGCGACGATGATTTGAGGAACATGATGGATGAATTTGACATGATCGAAAGTGAAGTAGGTGCTTCTCAGAAGCTCCGCGTTTTCCTCTTCTCCTCGCTCGATTTTGATGACATGAACCTTGGTAGTATGGATGCTGATTCCGAGATCCAGTATGTTGTTGCTGTCAATGGGATAGATGTGGGATCTGGGAAGCCTTCAAGCGGACATGGTCTAGCAAGCACATCTGGGAGTATGCTGGCTCAGTTCATTAATCTCAATGCTGATGACGAGCCGTCAAACCCAAACCAAGACAGGTCGGATTTTCATGGACAATCTTTGATGCCTTCTGTCACTATGCCAACACCAACACTGCCGAGTTTATCCAGTGATTATACTGCAAATATGCAATCGTACCAAGGGAGTGAAATGCAGTACACTCAGGGTTCTAGCAACAATTTCTATGGCACTGAAAGACACATCTCTTTGCCTTTATCTGTGCCCTCAGATTATGGAGGCACCTTGCAGTATGCGCCATATTCTGGGATTGCGTCGCTAGCAACTTCTGACCAACGGTCTTATCAGGACGGCTTTATGTCGCAGGGCTCTGGAAATGATGCAAAGCAGGTTTCCAAGAACTCGCTGCATCAGAAAAATGAAGTGGACTACTTTCAAACACTAGAGAATTTGAGTGCTCCTGCTCCTCACAACGATCTGTCTGCTTCAAACAGTATGCAGTTGGAGGTGCCCCCTGCTTCTTCAGCTCAAGAAGGCCGGCCATCTTTTCTTCAACCGAGTGACAGTGGAAAGAGCCTAGAGATTCCTATGGCATCAAGGGCTACATCTGCGGCACATGGTTCAGAGTTCAATGAAGATGACCGCCAGTCCTCTGGTGGTGCTTTTGCATCTGGATGCTCTGATTTTGGGTCTGACATGACTGATCATAGTTTCAAGAATTCACAACCTGGTGCCGGGCGGACCTTCCAGTCTGAACGGATCCCTCGGGAGCATGCTGAATCCCTGAACCGGTTGTCAAAATCTGATGATTCAGGCTCTCAGTTTCTAAAACTCCAGTCCCAGTCTATCACAGAGGCTGCTGATTCTGTTGAAGGAGCTGAAAAAACAAATTCAGGGGCTCCATCATTGAACTTGAATGACCCGCCTAGTGATGATTCCCTAGTACAGTTCGAGAAAAACTTTTCTAAAGCTGTACCACAGCCGAGTCAATTTGGTATAATCATTCCTTCAGAAGAATCAGATGCTAAAATGACATCTGCAAATCCTGTGGTTGAACAGCAACAGGTCAGTGAAAAGACTCCGGCGAAAGGCAATCTGAAAGCGAGTACCACCAATAGGAAGCAGCCTGGAAGTGATGCTGCTATGGCACGCCGTGTTAGTtgggaggctcccagggctgtGCTCCCGAATGATGGTAAGCATGATCCAGCTGTGCCATCGCCAACCAGCACTACTAGAGCTGTTCCAGATGGTGAATCTGCTGCTGCTAACACGGAGAACAGAGATATTTTTGTTGATATCAATGACCGTTTCCCCCCTGATGTTCTTTCTGATTTCTTTGCAAAGGCTAAAGATGCgcagtcttcaactccttttaccGATCCTATCCTTAGCTTGAACATGCCAAACTATGAGCCTAAGAACTGGTCATTCTTCAGAAATCTTGCAAAAGATGAG contains:
- the LOC124704706 gene encoding uncharacterized protein LOC124704706, whose product is MDPRRDAAQRATPHVPATSSSTAPPPHVPEYHVPPTAKPVLNYSIQTGEEFALEFMRDRALSHKNLLPGTSGGAADQNAATGYMDLRAMLAASHTGSEAAPGIFMMTPLENPRQKESDRKPVAQIQNRSTHTSTRSAPRALSGDGSGRGYASSEASDTARRIKFLCSFGGKILPRPSDGKLRYAGGETRIVRISKDISWEELKHKTTGIFNQPHVIKYQLPGEDLDALISVSGDDDLRNMMDEFDMIESEVGASQKLRVFLFSSLDFDDMNLGSMDADSEIQYVVAVNGIDVGSGKPSSGHGLASTSGSMLAQFINLNADDEPSNPNQDRSDFHGQSLMPSVTMPTPTLPSLSSDYTANMQSYQGSEMQYTQGSSNNFYGTERHISLPLSVPSDYGGTLQYAPYSGIASLATSDQRSYQDGFMSQGSGNDAKQVSKNSLHQKNEVDYFQTLENLSAPAPHNDLSASNSMQLEVPPASSAQEGRPSFLQPSDSGKSLEIPMASRATSAAHGSEFNEDDRQSSGGAFASGCSDFGSDMTDHSFKNSQPGAGRTFQSERIPREHAESLNRLSKSDDSGSQFLKLQSQSITEAADSVEGAEKTNSGAPSLNLNDPPSDDSLVQFEKNFSKAVPQPSQFGIIIPSEESDAKMTSANPVVEQQQVSEKTPAKGNLKASTTNRKQPGSDAAMARRVSWEAPRAVLPNDGKHDPAVPSPTSTTRAVPDGESAAANTENRDIFVDINDRFPPDVLSDFFAKAKDAQSSTPFTDPILSLNMPNYEPKNWSFFRNLAKDEFPSRNNDQGLAKIDEGVYTLAGASNDSINMKGLNPNSDFEAEKKPEPVITVADISSMVPAYTPSYIDHRPVMERSAEVFQVDNPYAPMGDDTSPPVPEFEDPKFEEDRTVGQVMDATLRDSDFEHLQIIKNEDLEELRELGSGTFGTVYHGKWRGTDVAIKRIKKSCFTGRSSEQERLAQEFWREAEILSRLHHPNVVAFYGVVKDGPGGTLATLTEFMVNGSLRHVLQRKDKCPDLRKRLIIAMDAAFGMEYLHSKNIVHFDLKCDNLLVNLRDHSRPICKVGDFGLSKIKRNTLVSGGVRGTLPWMAPELLNGSSSKVSEKVDVFSFGIVMWEILTGEEPYANMHYGAIIGGIVNNTLRPPVPANCDPEWRRLMEQCWSPDPGQRPAFTEIAGRLRSMSAVANQAAKAAAAAAK